TGCACCTGATCTCAGCAAAGGATACTTTATATTTCGGTGACGTATCAAGAACCTTGAGCTTTACATACCGGAAGCTGTATCTGCGCTCAAGATTCAGTGATGCAGGAAGCACATCCAGATGAACCCGCTCCTCCTGTAGCCATGAGCTGCTGAGCCAGCCGTCATACTCCGAGAAGGGTTCAGCCATCTCCACCGGCATTTCGCCGAGGGTGATCTGCAGATGTAGCGGAGCATCCGGCGGGCTGCCTATTGGAACGATCCGAATCGCCAACTTGCCGACCAGATGCTCTCCAAAATCCAGAATAACCTCTTCCCCTTTACCAAAAGCAATCGAAGAAAGGGCCTCCGCACTCTGAATCGTTTCTGCCAGCCAGCCATGTACCGCCTCTTCACTTTTTGCGACCCTGATGATCTGCTTAGGGTTACAATCCCGGTAAATAAGCTGGGGTAGAAGCTGCTCTGCGGTGTTGGCAAACACCTCATTTTTATGGATAGTCACCGCTTGCTGGCGCTGCATCGCTTGAGTCATAACCTAAGTCCTCCTTCGTTTGTCTTGTTCCCCCTTTAGTAAACCTCAATTTCGCTTGTCTGAACATGCAGTGAATACAGCTAATCTTACTCTTATTACAGTTCTGCACGACTGAGCGAAGCTAGTTGTACAAGATAAGGAGCGCAACGAAATCCTGCACGCAAAAAAAGAGCAGTTGCCTTGGCAAGCTGCTCTTTTACTTGAACTTATGCTTTATTCAGTTTGTAAACTTCATCCCTTATTCCTTCTTATCCAATGTAATCGAAGATGGTGTTACATCACGAATAGGCTCTTTGGCCGCTTCAAAAGTTGATCCGCAGCTCGGACAAAAGCGTGCCTCAATTGCCACATTGCCACCGCATCCTTTACATTGCTTCACATCGGACAACCCAGCGATTAGCCCGAGATTGACCTCGATCTCCGATTTCAGTTCAAGAATACGGGAGATATTCTTCTCAATCTGCTCACTCGGCAGTGGTCCTGCACCTTGAGCTACAGCTTCAAACAACAATTTCCCCATTACCTGATACTGCTGGTCAATATCATTCTGCTTGCTGTTGTTCTGTAATTTCAATCGATTGATCTCCACCACTGTCTTTGCTTTATTCCCAGCCTCGCTCACGCCTGCCTTAACCTTGTTAAAAAAGCTCATGTTCAGCCCCCAATTCCGTAGCAGTCATAATATAAGCATATTTCGACACCGTCACAAGTATTCCTTTCTTTATTGTACCTAACTTCAACGGCGATTTGTAGCTCATCCACAACCATGAATATATTTCCCCCGCCTTCCTGCGGGAACGAACCTCGACTCAGGTCTGGTATATAAAACCGTCTTCAGGCCGTTTTGCGACATTCGAAAAGGCTTTACAATGAGTACATAAGCAAGCGGGTCGCAAGATTAAATAACAATCACCCCCATAAGAGAGGATGAAATGAATAAATGAAAAAATTATATCGTTCCCTAAGTGACAAAAAGATTAGCGGTTTATGCGGAGGTCTAGCTCGGTACACAGGCATTGACGCAACAATCCTACGTCTCATAACTGTTGCAGCAGCACTTTTCAGCTTCGGTACAGTACTTATCTTGTACGTTATCGCCAGCGTCATCGTCCCTAAAGAACCGTTTAGCAACTTTTCAGAAGGACCTGATTTCTACTAACAGATCGTCGTCATTCAGTAACAATCAAACATACTAAGGAGAGATAAAACATGAGTTTATTCAAAAGAATTTCCACCCTCACTAAAGCTGCCCTACACGAAGGTCTGAACAAATTAGAAAGCCCGGTGCTGCTAACTGGTCAATATTTACGTGATCTTGAGAACGAAATAGCTACTGCAGAGCGCAATGAGCGCGATTTAAAGGTTACAGCGAGTGTATTGGAACGTCGCAAACAAGAATATACCCGGTTGATAGAACAAAGCGAAGCCGAAGCCGTTCAAGCAGTTGAGCAGGGAAATGAAGAAAGAGCTCGCCTTGCACTGATGGCCAAGATACGGTATGCGGAACAGCTGGAAGAATGCATCAATAGCCAGGCAAAAACTCAGCACTCCCTAGCAGAACTGGAGATCAATATCGCTAGAGCTAAGGAAGAGCGTGAACAGCTCAAAGCAAAAAGAACCGAGCTTATCGCTCGTGCTCAGCAAGCAACAGAAACATTAAGCTCGGCTCCTCATAGCAGCCATAGCAGTGTAAAAGGACCCAATGTGGGTACCGCTTCACGCGGGTTTGAACGAATGGAAGAGAAAATTTTCGAGTGGGAAGCATTGGCGGAAAACTCCAAAAATAAATTCAGCTCAGGCTCAGGAGCAGCTTCATCCATTGATCCCAACCTTCGTAGTGCCGTTGACGATGAAATCGAACGAATCCGTAACCGGAAAATCAATAGTGACAAAAAATAAATATAAAAACAAGTCCCTTATTTCTCAGCTACTGAGCTATATAAGGGGCTTATTTTTTCCTACTCCTCTTCATGCCACGAATCATATTTTTCGTTTCCGGATCTACACGGTAAGATTCCGTGATTTTCTGCAAAGCCTTGTTATAAGTGAAATCATCTAAGCTGTTGTTTCTCAAATAACCTATCGTTGCCGCAGGCAATTTCACATAACACATCGAAAGCGCCCAAGAAACCGCCATTTTTACATAATACCCTTCATGTCTGACCTTATCGAGAAGTTGTAGAATCTGGTTGATGTACGCCTCTTCGATAAAGAAATTAAGCATCATTACTACTGCAAATCGAATCTCATATTCTTTTTCAGATAACAGATACGGCACTATAAAGTCCCACATCTGCTCTTTATTCTTTATAGTAAACTTCAGGCCTGTGCAAAAGCTATCGCATACCGACCAGTTATCGATTTTAGGAATAAAGTCCGCAATGTAATGTTGGATTTCTTCAAGCTCTGTCTTCACATACCCAAGCACCATACCTTGCAGCATTACTTCTTCAAAATAATCAGACTCAGCCCGTGCCAAATAAGCTCTCCAGTCTCCCTTTGCAATGGTTTTGGCGAGCTTACGCAGCTCCGGCAGTCTAACCCCTATTACGTTATCGACCGTCGGAATTAAAGCCGCTGAAAACTTCTGATAGTCCGCATCTGCTAACCCTAATAGCTGTTCCTTTATTGTTTTGTCCACTGTAGTACTCCTTGCTTATTAATTATTGAAATGAAATCTCCCACAAGTATATGGAAGCCACTGACCCTAAAGGTGAATATGTAAGCCGGTATTGTTCAAATTGATCTTTAGTAAGCGTATCTAGCCCATACAGTTTCACCATGCCACGACGAATTGCGATATCTCCCCAACTAATTACATCTGGGCGCTCCATCGAATTGAGTAGCATCATCTCTGCGGTCCACTTACCAATGCCTTTTAATGTCATGAGTCTCTGAACAACCTCTTGATCTGATAATCCATATAGCTCCTCCAGCTTGAAATCACCCTGCGCGACTAGATTGGAAATGTCATGAATGCAAACCGCCTTTTTCATCGTCATGCCGCAAGCCTGAATCTCATCCGCCGTGTGTATGGCTAGCTGCTGCGGAGTAATCTCTCCGAATCGATCCTGCATTCTTGCCCAAATGGTCTGAACCGCTTTAACTGAGATTAGCTGACCTACTATGGCATAGATAAGCGCAGTGAAAAGATCCGGTATAACAACACGCCCCACTTTCCCCATTTGCGTCATCGCCGCTCCAAGCACTGGGTCCACACTCCTGAGGTAATCTATATCTGCTTGCCCATATTCAAAAAATTTAGTTACCACAGTTCCCAATGTGATCCCTCCCGTATCTGAGCTTAACAATAATATACAACATCTATTTTGCAGTGTACGGATTCTTGAATAGGATAGCAAGATAATGAAACTAGAAAAGCCACAACACTTCTACTCGGGTAGATGGTCATGGCTCCGTGTATAGATTAATTTATTATTTATGCTCGAATAAGTCGCTTTTCCTTCGCTGCTTTTAGCCATAAGGGGAATTCATTTAGCAGCTGATCGTAAAGCTCCTCATCCGTCACCTGTTCAATCCGATCCAGATGAATAAAATTAGCGTTATCCACCAAACGCCCCTTCATCGTATCGAGCTGCATCAAAACCTCAAAATCCGAATTTCCAATTCCTACAAACTGCCAGAAAATCGGTTGAACAGAGGCCGCCGTAATCACCTTCTTAGTAGGTTTCACGACACCACCGTCGTTGATGAATATGATAAATACCGGCGTGGAATCAGGCTCTTCCTCTGTATATTTATTGATGATATCCTCCATCACCGGTGGCTCATTATTACGGCCAAATTTATGGATTGTATTATTGTTCATAATATGTGTAAAAACATAACTTCCTAATTCCTGTTCTGTAACAGGTGGCAAGCGACTAAACTCGGTGTCGTATACCCATACGTCCAATGAATGGTTATCATCGAATTTACAGGCAACCGCCAAAATACGCTCTACCACTTCTTGCACTGTCCCATTCGCATAGAGATTTCTCATCGAGCCTGTAATATCCAGTACGATTCCTACTCTCGCAGTTACGCCTGTCAGGTTCTTTTTTTCTAAGGTGATCTGGACAATCTTTTTGCGTAAATCAATGGAGGACAGCACGTTTTTTTCTTCATAACGAATCGGTTCTAGAGGAATTGTTAACTCAGCGGTAGCAGCTACCTCATGATTCCCCTTGTCTTCCTCAATATCTAACCCATAGTTGGTGCATAAAGCAGCCAAGCCCCCATCAAATCCACTACCAATAGCACTAAATTTCCACTCTGCACCATGCCGATAAAGCTCTCCAACTACAATTGCCGTCTCCTTGGAGAGATCAGAACCGTAATCGAAAATAAACAATTCCTCGTCGCTATCACCATCTACTAAACGTAGATATGGAGAAGATACTTGTTTCATAGAATGCCCTGACTGTTCTCCTTCATAGATCGTTAAAGTTAAAGCTATTCTAGTGATGTCCACAGGAAGCCCGGAGAGTGTAATCGCAATAGCTTCCTTATCTCCTTGTTGTAAAGCAGAATGACTTACTGCTTCATCTATCGACACCGGATTTCCATAAAAGATAAAGTTCTCATCGCGTTCGCAGCGATTCCGATCAGACAACAAAAAGGCCGCTGCATCTATACCAATCCTAGTATCAGTTGTCGTCCAACCAAACCTCAGTACCAGCTTGTTTACACTTCGCCCTTTCGTGATATCCACCTTTTGTCCTTTGATAATCCGCACTCTCTCATCTCCTTATTTTTACTCAACTACTATTTGTCACTTGTACTAGATTGTATTTATCATTTTACTACTTTAATATGAAGTATATATGATAGATAAGGAGCTTTACGAATGGACTTTATAGCAATTGACTTTGAAACGGCAAATTCCAGTCGATCCAGCGCCTGTGCTTTAGGACTTGTGGAAGTTAAAGATGGAAGGATAACGACAGAACATTCTTGGCTAATCGATCCGCAGCAGCGGTTTGACGGCATGAACATTTCGATACATGGCATCACCCCCTCCATGGTAATCGGTCAGCCTACATTCCATGAATTATGGCCCACCGTTGAACCTTTGTTACACGGACAAATCGTTGTAGCGCACAATGCCTCTTTTGATATGAGCGTTCTACGGTATTGCCTCGATGGAATGTCCTTAGGCTATCCGAGCTTTCAATACTTATGTACCTATTTATTAGGCAAAAAGATGCTGCCCGACCTGCCCTCTCATAAGCTTAATATAGTCTCCGAGCATTTCGGCATTGAGCTGAAGCACCATGACGCTCTCGATGACGCGCGCGCAGCAGCCTTGGTCCTATTAATGCTTATGGAGCGAGAATCACACCATGATCCGCTTTTGCTTTCTACTAGCCAAGGATATACTAGCGGAACTATGTTTGCTGGTGGATACACTCCTTTTTCTGCCCGTAAGAGTAAGCCTGCTAAGAGACCTGTGAACAAACAAAGAACGAAAAACTTCTATTTATAATAACCGGCTCATTATTCATCAAAAACACCCAACCGGCTCACTACAGCTGGTTGGGTGTTGAATTTTACAAGGTATGTTCTATATCTTCATCCGATAAACTGCCTTATTCTCCAAACCTCTGATGAATGGCGTCCATTCTTCGGTTTCTGGTGTGGTATCCAGAGCATCCTCTACCATTTGCAACTTCGCGTCCATCGCATCAATATGATGCAGAGCTACGGCCTCAGCCGTCTGCGGCTGAACAGGACTGCCCCATTCGCCCAGGTTATGGTGTGACAATACGAGATGCTGTAACGCCAGAACCTTCTCCGAATTCAAATCAATGTCTAAGCGGATGGCCGCTTCCGTAATCCAGTTAGATGCCATCGAGATATGACCAATCAGCTTACCCTGAACGCTATATTCCGAGACAATTCCGAGCTGGGAGATCATCTCCTCCGGCTTCGCGATATCATGCAGAATAATTCCAGCCTTCATCAAATCCGGATTCAAGAAGGGGCGCTGCTTGCACAGAAAATCCCCGATCTCCAGCATTCGAACCATATGATAAGCAAGTCCGGCAAAATAAGCATGATGATGCGTTTTGGCTGCCGGATAATGCATCAATTTCTCTTCCACTTTACTCACACAAAAAGAGACGATCGAAGCAATCTCTGGATCTGTGATGCTCGCCATAACTCCGTTAATCGTATGAATAAGGTCTACTGGACGAATAGGAGCGGAACGGATGAAATCCGTTAACGCAACGCCATCCTCATCGTTCACCAATCTGATTTTAGTAACTTTGATTTGCAATTTCTCACGATAAGTGTGAGCGATCCCACGAACCTTCACAAGCGCCATAGGAAAAAAGGTTTCTTTATCGGTCGTGCTGACATCCCAATATTTCGCGGACAGTTGCCCACTGGAATCCCCCAAAACTAAGTCAAAATAATCCTTTGGAGGGGTACCGTTCGTTTGTTTGATCGCTAGCTCTCTTAAGAGATAAAAGCCTACAAATTCATCTTGTGGAGCGAGCTGTTTAATTTGTGTCATGTTGGAGCCTCCTATTAATAACAGGCTTTGAACCTGCTCTCTATATTAAACTTTAGACACTCATGTCCAAAATCCCTTTAAATCACTATACGATCTATTTTCATATTTATGTACAAGTTAGAAGAATACGTTCTTATATTCAGAAAAAGGAGGTTATTCCATGGGCCATAATATGGCTCTGGAATAACCTCCTTCATTGATTAAGAAACGATTAACATCTGATTATTTACCCGCTGTTTCAAGCGCTGATTTAATGGCTTCTACCACTTTAGTCGATACTTCTTTCTCTGCATCATTATTTCCGAAGGCTGCTGCACGGTATCCATACTTGTGCAGACTAGTGCCAGTTGAAGTCGACTCAATCTCGCTCTTCACGGCCAACTCAGCATCCGTCAATTGATTAATTGTTCTTGTCTTTCCATCTTTATCAAGATAGTAGACAAGCATTTTAACAGGAACGCCATGTTCTACATACGTCATAACATTTACAAGCTTATCAGCACTTACACCAATGAAGATTCCATCGAAATAAGCAGCTTTGTTAGCTTCAACAATCTCAGCTTTTCCGTAAGCTCTATCCACTGCAGTCTTAAGCGCTACGCTACTGCTAGTTGCGCCGGAAACAGCGTCTACGCCTTGCACAGCTTCTCTAGTACCTGCTGCAAGGAAGCTAGCTTTCAATTGAGGAATCGCTTTTACCACCTCAGGGTAAGCAGCTTCGCCTCTATCTACAAGATTCATTCCTACACGATACAGTGCAACATTTACGATCTTACCGTTACGCAGGGTAACGTCTGCTCTGTTTGTTCCTTTATCATAGGCATCACCAAATGCAGTGAAGCTTCCGTCTTTATAAGCGCCTTGAACTTTAGATGCGTTAGTCAAAGCATCAGTCAGTGCAGCTTTGGCAGCTGCGGATAACGCTTCTTGACCTGTGATATCGGTCATTTGCACACCTTTTTCAAGCAATCCTGAAGTAAGTGTACCTACCAGAGATTTTTGTTCTGCACTTAGTTTATCGTCAGCAATCAGCTTGCCGTCAGTTCCAAACAAGCTTACTTTAATGTTTGTAACTGCATCAGAAGCAACATCAACAAGCAGTAACACTTTAGATTGGTTATCTACACCTGCAAATTTGCCGTCAAAATATTTACTTTCACCAGGAACTTTCAGTGCTTTTTCGAAAGCTCTTTCTACGGCCTGATTCCAACCGTGACTACTTTCTGTAGCTCCGGAAATCCCATCAACCTTCTCGTCATAATTAGCGAAGTAAGATCCATTGGCAAGCAACTTAGCTGTCATCGGAGCATTAGCTTTTACAACTTCTGCATAAGCCGTTGCGCCTCTGTCAATTAGGTTATTTCCAAGTCTGAACAGCTTCACATCCACTACCTTACCGTTGCGGATCACGATGTCAGCTCTTTCAACACCAACGCTTCTTGCAGTCCCGTAAGAGGAATAGAAACCGTCTACATAAGCAGAAGTATTGTTAACCTTTGCATTCTGCTCAGCATCCCAGAAAGCATTAGTCGCAGCCTTAAAGTCGGCTTCGAGTCCTGCGACAGGTTGCGCAGCTGTTCCTTTAGCCAGCAATGCTGGAGTTATAGCTGCCACTGTTGCGGATTGCTCAGCTGTGTAAGTCTTCTCATCCACGAAATCACCATTACTGTTCAGTGGGTACACTTTAACAGCTGTGAGCTTATTGGATTCGTAGGTTGCAAATACTGCATATTTACCTGTAGGATCTATGCCCATATGAACACCATCAAAGTAAATTGCATCTGTATCTTTCACTGTTAGAGCTCTTTCAAACGCTCTGTCTACAGACAATTTCCAGCCATTACTAGAGCGTGTAGCTCCCGAAACAGCATCAACTGCCGCTGCTCCATCTCTTGTTTTACCTATCAATTTATTCTTCATCAGTCCATAAGCTTGCCATAAAGCGCTATAATTGTTGCGCGCATCTCTATCGATCAGCTTAGGGCTGGTTCTCAGGAGATCAACGCTAGTAATTTTTCCATCTTTAATTTCGATCTTTGCGCCTTCAGTACCTTTGGAATAAGCATCTCCATAAGCTACGTAAACTCCATCTTGATATACATTTTCCTTAATTGTAACAGGCAATGTTGTAGCCACAGGCTTAACAGTCGCTGCTGGAACTACTGTAGCCGCTGGTGCAGCGGTTGCCTTTGGTGTTGTAGCTGGCTTTGCTGTTGCTGCTGGAGCCGCAGTTGCCTTTGGTGTTGCTGTTGGTTTTACTGTTGCTTTTGGTGTTGCTGTTGGTTTTACTGTCGGTTTTACCGTTGCTTTTGGTGTCGCTACTGGTTTTACTGTAGCTTTTGGTGTTGCTACTGGTTTTGCCGTTGCTGCTGGTTTTGCTGTTGGTTTTGCTGCTGGTGTATCTGCTTCTTCAGAAGCTGCGGATACTGCATCCACCTTCAAGTTCAAAGCAGGCACATTAAGTGTGTAAGCAAATGGCGCTAACAATATTGCCGCGCTAACCGTTAAAGAAATTAGTTTTTTCAATAAAATTCTCCTTTACCAAACCCCAGTGATATGTAGCTTTTTCTTATCCGTACCTTCCTTACAAGATGTCGCTCTTCTTATGAAGCATCCCTTCTCACCTCATAAGAACACATCCCCCCTCTCATGCTAACCGCGACCCATCACTTTCCAAAAAGAATGCCTTAAATCTATTCATTCCTTCTTCTTATCAATAAACCGTTTAAAAGGTGAAATAATTCACATATATTGTTAGAAAAAGAATGAAGGCGCTTTTTTAATCAATTTCAAGTTAGATACTACCAAACCTTTCCGCAATTCCTCTGTATCGAAAATCACATACCCTATAAGAAACATCACTATTTGCTCATAAATGTGATTTTTCTTTGTTTTTTCCAAACAAATACTCCCACTTTTTCTTCCCAAGGTAGATAACGTGATCTCGATTATTGTGCATCCAAGAATAGATATGCTATTTTAGAACGATCTCTAACATAGGAAAGGAGTTCTATGCTTTGAATAAACAGCCCCCTATTGGAGTTATACTCGCTCAAATTGGTACACCCACTGCACCAACCGCTAAAGCTGTGCGTCCTTATCTGAAACGTTTTTTATCCGACCGACGGATCATAGATTATTCTCCTCTACTCTGGCAGCCTTTGCTGCGAGGCGTTATTCTACGTACACGTCCAAGACGGTCGGCTGAGCTATACAGACAAATATGGACCGCTGAAGGATCACCCCTCCTCTTAAACTCGTTAGCTCAGCAATCCGGTTTGCAAGCGCTGCTCGGCCCACGGTATAAGGTAGAACTCGGCTTAGCGTATAGCGAACCAAGTATGGAACAAGCGATGAACAAATTGGAGACTGCTGGTATCACTCGCATCATCATTGTGCCACTATTCCCTCAATATTCGTCTACTACGACGGCATCCGTATTCGATCAGGCGAGCTTTGCTGCCTTAGGACGCCAAAGCTCCACTGGACCGGTAACGAAGCGCCTTATTCCTGCTCTCAGATTTATGGATGCTTATTATAATGAACCCGGTTATATTTCTGCCATGAAGTCGCATTTACTCCAGCAAATAGAACTTCTGAGCGCTGATCCTGATTATTTTGTGCTGACCTTTCACGGGATTCCCAAACGTTATGCTGATACAGGCGATCCCTATCCCCAGCAATGTATGGAAACGGCACACCTTCTCGCATCTGCTATGAATTGGGAGCCCGGAAGCTGGCAGGTTACTTTTCAATCACGCTTCGGACGTGAAGAGTGGGTTGGTCCCTCTACAGCTGATGTTTTGGGAGGGCTTGCTGAACGTGGAATTCGTAAACCTTTGATTTTCTCACCGGGCCTTGTAACCGATTGTCTGGAAACGCTGCATGAGCTAGCGATAGAAGGGCGTGAACAATTTGAGGCTGGAGGAGGATATGCAGAAGACTTCGTTGCGGTCCCTTGCTTGAATAATCATGAGGAATGGCTTCAATTTCTGGCTCAGCATGTTGAACAAAACGCCTTGGGCTGGTAATACAAAAAACCGTCTTGTCTACAGATAATCTCTGCTCAGATAAGACGGTTTGCTATATCAATTGTTAAGTTCGAAATTCGAAAGATACTTATGC
This window of the Paenibacillus sp. FSL R10-2734 genome carries:
- a CDS encoding zinc ribbon domain-containing protein, producing the protein MSFFNKVKAGVSEAGNKAKTVVEINRLKLQNNSKQNDIDQQYQVMGKLLFEAVAQGAGPLPSEQIEKNISRILELKSEIEVNLGLIAGLSDVKQCKGCGGNVAIEARFCPSCGSTFEAAKEPIRDVTPSSITLDKKE
- a CDS encoding PspC domain-containing protein produces the protein MKKLYRSLSDKKISGLCGGLARYTGIDATILRLITVAAALFSFGTVLILYVIASVIVPKEPFSNFSEGPDFY
- a CDS encoding PspA/IM30 family protein; translated protein: MSLFKRISTLTKAALHEGLNKLESPVLLTGQYLRDLENEIATAERNERDLKVTASVLERRKQEYTRLIEQSEAEAVQAVEQGNEERARLALMAKIRYAEQLEECINSQAKTQHSLAELEINIARAKEEREQLKAKRTELIARAQQATETLSSAPHSSHSSVKGPNVGTASRGFERMEEKIFEWEALAENSKNKFSSGSGAASSIDPNLRSAVDDEIERIRNRKINSDKK
- a CDS encoding DNA alkylation repair protein yields the protein MDKTIKEQLLGLADADYQKFSAALIPTVDNVIGVRLPELRKLAKTIAKGDWRAYLARAESDYFEEVMLQGMVLGYVKTELEEIQHYIADFIPKIDNWSVCDSFCTGLKFTIKNKEQMWDFIVPYLLSEKEYEIRFAVVMMLNFFIEEAYINQILQLLDKVRHEGYYVKMAVSWALSMCYVKLPAATIGYLRNNSLDDFTYNKALQKITESYRVDPETKNMIRGMKRSRKK
- a CDS encoding DNA-3-methyladenine glycosylase 2 family protein — protein: MGTVVTKFFEYGQADIDYLRSVDPVLGAAMTQMGKVGRVVIPDLFTALIYAIVGQLISVKAVQTIWARMQDRFGEITPQQLAIHTADEIQACGMTMKKAVCIHDISNLVAQGDFKLEELYGLSDQEVVQRLMTLKGIGKWTAEMMLLNSMERPDVISWGDIAIRRGMVKLYGLDTLTKDQFEQYRLTYSPLGSVASIYLWEISFQ
- a CDS encoding VWA domain-containing protein gives rise to the protein MSSIDLRKKIVQITLEKKNLTGVTARVGIVLDITGSMRNLYANGTVQEVVERILAVACKFDDNHSLDVWVYDTEFSRLPPVTEQELGSYVFTHIMNNNTIHKFGRNNEPPVMEDIINKYTEEEPDSTPVFIIFINDGGVVKPTKKVITAASVQPIFWQFVGIGNSDFEVLMQLDTMKGRLVDNANFIHLDRIEQVTDEELYDQLLNEFPLWLKAAKEKRLIRA
- a CDS encoding 3'-5' exonuclease, with amino-acid sequence MDFIAIDFETANSSRSSACALGLVEVKDGRITTEHSWLIDPQQRFDGMNISIHGITPSMVIGQPTFHELWPTVEPLLHGQIVVAHNASFDMSVLRYCLDGMSLGYPSFQYLCTYLLGKKMLPDLPSHKLNIVSEHFGIELKHHDALDDARAAALVLLMLMERESHHDPLLLSTSQGYTSGTMFAGGYTPFSARKSKPAKRPVNKQRTKNFYL
- a CDS encoding HD domain-containing protein, with product MTQIKQLAPQDEFVGFYLLRELAIKQTNGTPPKDYFDLVLGDSSGQLSAKYWDVSTTDKETFFPMALVKVRGIAHTYREKLQIKVTKIRLVNDEDGVALTDFIRSAPIRPVDLIHTINGVMASITDPEIASIVSFCVSKVEEKLMHYPAAKTHHHAYFAGLAYHMVRMLEIGDFLCKQRPFLNPDLMKAGIILHDIAKPEEMISQLGIVSEYSVQGKLIGHISMASNWITEAAIRLDIDLNSEKVLALQHLVLSHHNLGEWGSPVQPQTAEAVALHHIDAMDAKLQMVEDALDTTPETEEWTPFIRGLENKAVYRMKI
- a CDS encoding FMN-binding protein; translated protein: MKKLISLTVSAAILLAPFAYTLNVPALNLKVDAVSAASEEADTPAAKPTAKPAATAKPVATPKATVKPVATPKATVKPTVKPTATPKATVKPTATPKATAAPAATAKPATTPKATAAPAATVVPAATVKPVATTLPVTIKENVYQDGVYVAYGDAYSKGTEGAKIEIKDGKITSVDLLRTSPKLIDRDARNNYSALWQAYGLMKNKLIGKTRDGAAAVDAVSGATRSSNGWKLSVDRAFERALTVKDTDAIYFDGVHMGIDPTGKYAVFATYESNKLTAVKVYPLNSNGDFVDEKTYTAEQSATVAAITPALLAKGTAAQPVAGLEADFKAATNAFWDAEQNAKVNNTSAYVDGFYSSYGTARSVGVERADIVIRNGKVVDVKLFRLGNNLIDRGATAYAEVVKANAPMTAKLLANGSYFANYDEKVDGISGATESSHGWNQAVERAFEKALKVPGESKYFDGKFAGVDNQSKVLLLVDVASDAVTNIKVSLFGTDGKLIADDKLSAEQKSLVGTLTSGLLEKGVQMTDITGQEALSAAAKAALTDALTNASKVQGAYKDGSFTAFGDAYDKGTNRADVTLRNGKIVNVALYRVGMNLVDRGEAAYPEVVKAIPQLKASFLAAGTREAVQGVDAVSGATSSSVALKTAVDRAYGKAEIVEANKAAYFDGIFIGVSADKLVNVMTYVEHGVPVKMLVYYLDKDGKTRTINQLTDAELAVKSEIESTSTGTSLHKYGYRAAAFGNNDAEKEVSTKVVEAIKSALETAGK
- the hemH gene encoding ferrochelatase translates to MNKQPPIGVILAQIGTPTAPTAKAVRPYLKRFLSDRRIIDYSPLLWQPLLRGVILRTRPRRSAELYRQIWTAEGSPLLLNSLAQQSGLQALLGPRYKVELGLAYSEPSMEQAMNKLETAGITRIIIVPLFPQYSSTTTASVFDQASFAALGRQSSTGPVTKRLIPALRFMDAYYNEPGYISAMKSHLLQQIELLSADPDYFVLTFHGIPKRYADTGDPYPQQCMETAHLLASAMNWEPGSWQVTFQSRFGREEWVGPSTADVLGGLAERGIRKPLIFSPGLVTDCLETLHELAIEGREQFEAGGGYAEDFVAVPCLNNHEEWLQFLAQHVEQNALGW